From Canis lupus baileyi chromosome 16, mCanLup2.hap1, whole genome shotgun sequence, a single genomic window includes:
- the CCR7 gene encoding C-C chemokine receptor type 7 isoform X1, producing the protein MDLGKPMKSLLVVALLVIFQVCLCQDEVTDDYIGENTTVDYTLYESVCFKKDVRNFKAWFLPIMYSIICFMGLLGNGLVVLTYIYFKRLKTMTDTYLLNLAMADILFLLTLPFWAYSAAKSWTFGVHVCKIIFGIYKISFFSGMLLLLCISIDRYVAIVQAVSAHRHRARVLFISKLSCVGIWMLAMVLSTPELLYSGLQKSSSEQALRCSLNTNQVEALITIQVAQMVVGFLIPLGAMSFCYLVIIRTLLQARNFERNKAIKVIIAVVVVFIAFQLPYNGVILAQTVANFNITGSGSCELSKQLNIAYDITYSLACVRCCVNPFLYAFIGVKFRSDLFKLFKDLGCLSQEQLRQWSSCRHTRRSSMSVEAETTTTFSP; encoded by the exons ATGGACCTGG GGAAACCAATGAAAAGCCTGCTGGTGGTGGCTCTCCTTGTCATTTTCCAG GTGTGCTTGTGCCAAGATGAGGTCACGGATGACTACATTGGAGAAAATACCACGGTGGACTATACACTGTATGAGTCTGTATGCTTCAAGAAAGACGTGCGGAACTTCAAAGCCTGGTTCCTGCCAATCATGTACTCCATCATTTGCTTCATGGGCCTGCTGGGCAATGGGCTGGTCGTGCTGACCTACATCTATTTCAAGAGGCTCAAGACCATGACAGATACGTACCTGCTCAACCTGGCCATGGCGGACATCCTCTTCCTCCTGACCCTTCCCTTCTGGGCATACAGCGCGGCCAAGTCCTGGACGTTCGGCGTCCACGTTTGCAAGATCATCTTTGGCATCTACAAGATAAGCTTCTTCAGCGGCATGCTGCTGCTTCTTTGCATCAGCATCGACCGCTACGTGGCCATCGTCCAGGCCGTCTCGGCCCACCGCCACCGTGCCCGCGTCCTTTTCATCAGCAAGCTCTCCTGTGTGGGCATCTGGATGCTGGCCATGGTGCTCTCCACCCCGGAGCTGCTGTACAGCGGCCTCCAGAAGAGCAGCAGTGAGCAAGCACTGCGGTGCTCCCTCAACACCAATCAGGTGGAAGCCTTGATCACCATCCAGGTGGCGCAGATGGTGGTGGGCTTCCTGATCCCCCTGGGGGCCATGAGCTTCTGCTACCTTGTCATCATCCGCACCCTGCTCCAGGCACGCAACTTTGAGCGCAACAAGGCCATCAAGGTCATCATTGCCGTGGTCGTGGTCTTCATAGCCTTCCAGCTGCCCTACAACGGGGTGATCCTGGCCCAGACAGTGGCCAACTTCAACATCACTGGCAGCGGTAGCTGCGAGCTCAGCAAGCAGCTCAACATCGCTTATGACATCACCTACAGCCTGGCGTGCGTCCGCTGCTGCGTCAACCCTTTCTTATACGCCTTCATTGGTGTCAAGTTCAGAAGCGACCTCTTCAAGCTCTTCAAGGACCTCGGCTGCCTGAGCCAGGAGCAGCTCCGGCAGTGGTCTTCCTGCCGCCACACCCGGCGCTCCTCCATGAGCGTGGAGGCCGAGACCACCACCACCTTCTCCCCGTAG
- the CCR7 gene encoding C-C chemokine receptor type 7 isoform X2, giving the protein MKSLLVVALLVIFQVCLCQDEVTDDYIGENTTVDYTLYESVCFKKDVRNFKAWFLPIMYSIICFMGLLGNGLVVLTYIYFKRLKTMTDTYLLNLAMADILFLLTLPFWAYSAAKSWTFGVHVCKIIFGIYKISFFSGMLLLLCISIDRYVAIVQAVSAHRHRARVLFISKLSCVGIWMLAMVLSTPELLYSGLQKSSSEQALRCSLNTNQVEALITIQVAQMVVGFLIPLGAMSFCYLVIIRTLLQARNFERNKAIKVIIAVVVVFIAFQLPYNGVILAQTVANFNITGSGSCELSKQLNIAYDITYSLACVRCCVNPFLYAFIGVKFRSDLFKLFKDLGCLSQEQLRQWSSCRHTRRSSMSVEAETTTTFSP; this is encoded by the exons ATGAAAAGCCTGCTGGTGGTGGCTCTCCTTGTCATTTTCCAG GTGTGCTTGTGCCAAGATGAGGTCACGGATGACTACATTGGAGAAAATACCACGGTGGACTATACACTGTATGAGTCTGTATGCTTCAAGAAAGACGTGCGGAACTTCAAAGCCTGGTTCCTGCCAATCATGTACTCCATCATTTGCTTCATGGGCCTGCTGGGCAATGGGCTGGTCGTGCTGACCTACATCTATTTCAAGAGGCTCAAGACCATGACAGATACGTACCTGCTCAACCTGGCCATGGCGGACATCCTCTTCCTCCTGACCCTTCCCTTCTGGGCATACAGCGCGGCCAAGTCCTGGACGTTCGGCGTCCACGTTTGCAAGATCATCTTTGGCATCTACAAGATAAGCTTCTTCAGCGGCATGCTGCTGCTTCTTTGCATCAGCATCGACCGCTACGTGGCCATCGTCCAGGCCGTCTCGGCCCACCGCCACCGTGCCCGCGTCCTTTTCATCAGCAAGCTCTCCTGTGTGGGCATCTGGATGCTGGCCATGGTGCTCTCCACCCCGGAGCTGCTGTACAGCGGCCTCCAGAAGAGCAGCAGTGAGCAAGCACTGCGGTGCTCCCTCAACACCAATCAGGTGGAAGCCTTGATCACCATCCAGGTGGCGCAGATGGTGGTGGGCTTCCTGATCCCCCTGGGGGCCATGAGCTTCTGCTACCTTGTCATCATCCGCACCCTGCTCCAGGCACGCAACTTTGAGCGCAACAAGGCCATCAAGGTCATCATTGCCGTGGTCGTGGTCTTCATAGCCTTCCAGCTGCCCTACAACGGGGTGATCCTGGCCCAGACAGTGGCCAACTTCAACATCACTGGCAGCGGTAGCTGCGAGCTCAGCAAGCAGCTCAACATCGCTTATGACATCACCTACAGCCTGGCGTGCGTCCGCTGCTGCGTCAACCCTTTCTTATACGCCTTCATTGGTGTCAAGTTCAGAAGCGACCTCTTCAAGCTCTTCAAGGACCTCGGCTGCCTGAGCCAGGAGCAGCTCCGGCAGTGGTCTTCCTGCCGCCACACCCGGCGCTCCTCCATGAGCGTGGAGGCCGAGACCACCACCACCTTCTCCCCGTAG